In Pan troglodytes isolate AG18354 chromosome 20, NHGRI_mPanTro3-v2.0_pri, whole genome shotgun sequence, the genomic window aaaccgtctctactaaaaatagaacaattagctgggcaaggtggcaggcgcctgtaatcccagcttctcgggaggctgagacagaattgcttgaacccgggaggcggaggttgcggtgagccgagatcacgccattgcactccagccagggatacaagagcaaaactctgtctcaaaaaaaaagaaaaagaaaaaaaaagaacctggggTCTTCCACAGCCCGGTTACCTGTCCAAAATGCCACTTTGggctcggcatggtggctcatgcctgtaatcccagcactttgggaggctgtggcaggaggatcacttgaggttaggagttcaagaccagccttgccaacatggtgaaaccccatctctactaaaaatacaaaaattaggccgggtgcagtggctcacgcctataacccagCGCTTTAGAAGGCAGAGtcgggtgatcacttgaggtcaggatttcaagaccaaccttgccaacatgttgaaaccctgtctctactaaaaaaaaaaaaaaaaaaaaaaaaaaattagctgggtgtggcaggcgcctcttcaagcaattctttccttcagcctcccaagtagctggatacaggcgcctgccaccatacctaatttttgtacttttaatagagatgaggtttcaccatcttggccaggctgatctttaactcctgaccttgtaatccaccagccttggcctctcagagtgatgggattacagtcgtgagccaccgcgcccgactctccttgttttctttgtattaaagattattggctaggcatggtagctcacacctgtaacctggacacattgggaagctgaggcaggaggattgcctgaggtcaggagaccacgcctgagcaacatagtgagacctgtctctacaaaaacaaaaattcagctgggggtggtggctctcgcctgtaatcccagcactttgggaggcccaggaaggcggatcacttgaggtcaggagtttgagaccagcctgaccaacacagtgaaacccatcgatactaaaaatacaaaattagcatggcgtggtggtgggtacctgtaatgcaagctatttgggaggctgggattgAAAAAAATAGACACCCACAAGGATAAGCCATATATCCGCCAAGGTCTGCAGCCACTAATGGCCCCAAACGACTGCCATCTCAGCTTTGCCTGCACACTGGACTCTACTGGAGGTGTAGAGACAGAGACCCCCTGCCTTCTGCTTCCACTCACCCAAACCAAGCCCAGCACGACCACTTCTGGGGAGGGTCAAAATCCAGACTGGCAATAGGTCCAGGATGTTTACTGATTTCTGTCTGGTTAAACATCCAATACCAACACATAAGGCCACACACAGTTCTTGAAACTTTAAAATCCCTCAAAAACTGTTTATTATACAAGTGAATTTTGAGTCACGATGGGCTTATCGGTAGGATTTCTGGTAGCGAGCACGGGCACCAGGGCCTCCAAACTTTTTGGACTCGCAGCGACGAGGATCAGCTACCAGCAGGGTCCGGTCATACTGGATGAGGATGTCTTTGATCTCCTTCTTGGAAGCCTCATCCACATCTGGCAAGAAGAGCAGGGACGAGGATTTAGATAATCACACAGAGTCCTTGACTTGATCCCCACACACCCACCTACCTCATGGGAAGGACCCATGCTCACTCACATTTCTGGTAATAGGCCACCAGGGCTTTGGAGATGGACTGACGGATAGCTGTGAGAAAGACACACAATTTAAGGGTACAGGAGCGCTGTGAAGGCCTCCCTCCCAGAGCCACCTCCCCCATGCGCCCAGTTCCTGGGACTCACCATAAATCTGGGCCACGTGACCACCACCCTTTACACGGACACGGATGTCTACACCAGCAAATCGCTCCTTGCCGAGAAGCAGAACTGGCTCCAGCAGCTAAAGGAATGGGGAATGAACAGGGATTTAAGTTACATGCTGGGCAGCTTAGCCATCTCACTGGGCTTCTTGTTTCTGTGGCTTCTGCCACCACTGGCCTTCAAGTACTAGTGGATGGGGGTCAGGGTGTCACTCCAAGCCCCTCTACAGACCCAGAGAAGAGGAAAGTCAAAAAAGCCAGATGTGAGACTGCTGAAGTGATGTTAAGAAATATAGGCAAGGTAAAGGGAACAAGATCTGGGCTCCCTCCTACTTGTGTCCCTCACTGGACCTCAGACACCCTACCTCTAAGACTGGTTCTTAGAAGGCTGAACAGTAAGCATTCCAATAGCTTCTGAAACTCCCAAGGCTGTTTCAAGCAGTCGAAAGCCATCCCTGGACTGTTCAGGTGCCTT contains:
- the RPS16 gene encoding small ribosomal subunit protein uS9 isoform X2; this translates as MPSKGPLQSVQVFGRKKTATAVAHCKRGNGLIKVNGRPLEMIEPRTLQYKLLEPVLLLGKERFAGVDIRVRVKGGGHVAQIYAIRQSISKALVAYYQKYVDEASKKEIKDILIQYDRTLLVADPRRCESKKFGGPGARARYQKSYR
- the RPS16 gene encoding small ribosomal subunit protein uS9 isoform X1 — translated: MPSKGPLQSVQVFGRKKTATAVAHCKRGNGLIKVNGRPLEMIEPRTLQYKLLEPVLLLGKERFAGVDIRVRVKGGGHVAQIYGESQELGAWGRWLWEGGLHSAPVPLNCVSFSQLSVSPSPKPWWPITRNMWMRLPRRRSKTSSSSMTGPCW